A single genomic interval of Lysobacter avium harbors:
- the pdhA gene encoding pyruvate dehydrogenase (acetyl-transferring) E1 component subunit alpha, translated as MKVAATFEIKYMQYLGEDGKPVGELPEAFRDPKALVPLFKQMLFVRTFDSKAIKLQRTGKLGTYAASLGHEATHVGIGASMRPEDVFAPSYREYGAQFMRGVKPREVLLYWGGDERGNDFADAPHDYPWCVPISTQCLMAAGAALSFKLRKQPRVAVACCGDGGSSKTDFYAALNSAGAFTSPLVLCVINNGWAISVPRHAQTGAETLAQKGLAGGLHCLQVDGNDLIAVLEAMRLATERARNGEGGTVLEFMTYRLHDHTTADDARRYRDEAEVKDGWTREPMLRLRTYLTDQGLWSEEQEAEWIEECGRLVDIEINAYLETPVQPVEAMFDYLYADPPPDLLEQRQQAIDREGRA; from the coding sequence ATGAAGGTTGCTGCGACATTTGAAATCAAGTACATGCAATACCTTGGCGAAGACGGCAAGCCGGTCGGCGAGCTGCCCGAGGCTTTCCGCGATCCCAAGGCGCTGGTGCCGCTGTTCAAGCAGATGCTCTTCGTGCGCACCTTTGACAGCAAGGCTATCAAGCTGCAGCGCACCGGCAAGCTGGGGACCTACGCGGCCAGCCTGGGGCATGAGGCCACCCACGTCGGCATCGGCGCCTCGATGAGGCCCGAGGACGTGTTCGCGCCGAGCTACCGCGAGTACGGCGCCCAGTTCATGCGCGGGGTGAAGCCGCGCGAAGTACTGCTGTACTGGGGCGGCGACGAGCGTGGCAACGACTTCGCCGACGCGCCGCACGATTACCCCTGGTGCGTGCCGATCTCGACCCAGTGCCTGATGGCGGCCGGTGCGGCGCTGTCGTTCAAGCTGCGCAAGCAGCCGCGCGTTGCGGTCGCCTGCTGTGGCGATGGCGGCTCGTCGAAGACCGATTTCTACGCCGCATTGAACTCCGCCGGCGCGTTCACATCGCCGCTGGTGCTGTGCGTGATCAACAACGGCTGGGCGATCTCCGTGCCGCGCCACGCCCAGACCGGCGCCGAGACCCTTGCCCAGAAGGGCCTGGCCGGCGGCCTGCATTGCCTGCAGGTCGATGGCAACGACCTCATCGCGGTGCTGGAGGCGATGCGCCTGGCCACCGAGCGCGCGCGCAACGGCGAAGGCGGCACCGTGCTGGAGTTCATGACCTACCGCCTGCACGACCACACCACCGCCGACGACGCCCGCCGCTACCGTGACGAAGCCGAGGTCAAGGACGGCTGGACCCGCGAGCCGATGCTGCGCCTGCGCACCTACCTGACCGACCAGGGCCTGTGGTCGGAAGAGCAGGAAGCGGAGTGGATCGAGGAGTGCGGTCGCCTGGTCGACATCGAGATCAACGCCTATCTGGAAACCCCGGTGCAGCCGGTCGAGGCGATGTTCGACTACCTCTACGCCGATCCGCCACCGGACCTGCTGGAACAGCGCCAACAAGCCATCGACCGGGAGGGCCGGGCATGA
- a CDS encoding tryptophan 2,3-dioxygenase yields the protein MTSDTNERALETGIHTDLAGRMSYGGYLHLDRLLDAQKPVSDPPEHDEMLFIVQHQVSELWLKLIIHELKAAIVHLRADDLGACQKGFARCKQVLRQLTEMWSVLETLTPADYMKFRDTLGPSSGFQSLQYREMEFLLGNKNAGMLQVFAHDPAAEATLRAALEGPSLYDEALRYLARHGHDVPAHLLDRDWTRSHVSDPALLPVLERIYEESSDHWQAYHLCEDLVDLESQFQLWRFRHMRTVMRIIGFKRGTGGSSGVDFLKKALDLTFFPELFEVRTRIGID from the coding sequence ATGACTTCGGACACCAACGAGCGCGCACTGGAAACCGGCATCCACACCGATCTGGCCGGACGGATGAGCTACGGCGGTTACCTGCACCTGGACCGCCTGCTCGATGCGCAGAAGCCGGTGTCCGATCCGCCCGAACACGACGAGATGCTGTTCATCGTCCAGCATCAGGTGTCCGAGCTGTGGCTGAAGCTGATCATCCACGAGTTGAAGGCGGCGATTGTCCATCTGCGCGCCGATGACCTGGGCGCCTGCCAGAAGGGATTCGCGCGTTGCAAGCAGGTGCTCCGGCAACTGACCGAGATGTGGTCGGTGCTGGAAACGCTGACGCCGGCGGACTACATGAAATTCCGCGACACGCTGGGCCCGTCTTCAGGCTTCCAGTCGCTGCAATACCGCGAGATGGAGTTCCTGCTCGGCAACAAGAACGCCGGCATGCTGCAGGTCTTCGCCCATGATCCGGCAGCCGAGGCCACGCTGCGCGCCGCCCTGGAGGGCCCGAGCCTGTACGACGAGGCGCTGCGCTATCTGGCCCGCCACGGCCACGACGTGCCCGCGCACCTGCTGGATCGGGACTGGACCCGCAGCCACGTATCGGACCCCGCCTTGCTGCCCGTACTCGAGCGGATCTACGAGGAGTCCAGCGACCACTGGCAGGCCTACCACCTGTGCGAGGACCTGGTCGACCTGGAGAGCCAGTTCCAGCTCTGGCGCTTCCGCCACATGCGCACGGTGATGCGGATCATCGGCTTCAAGCGCGGCACGGGTGGCTCATCCGGCGTGGACTTCCTGAAGAAGGCCCTGGACCTGACGTTCTTCCCGGAGCTGTTCGAGGTAAGGACCCGGATCGGCATCGACTGA
- a CDS encoding peptide MFS transporter: protein MASHPGSNIGEKTFLGHPRGLFVLFFAEMWERFSYYGMRAILVFYLLQHWLFAEEKAYVIYGAYTALVYITPVVGGYIADRWLGQRKAVQFGAILLVIGHGLMAFEGPGPAAGLDATMMQSSIHIDIFWLALAFIIMGVGFLKANISVLVGQLYRQGDARRDPAFTIFYMGINVGAALGSLLVGYLGQSEDWGWSWGFGLAGVGMLLGLLVFVLGRPYLQGKGEAPDAELLARRSVAGLPTEWLIYLGSLAGVVLVWFLVQYQSVVGGLLGVTGALVVIWLLYNVVAKLDKIARDRILAAMFLIGLQPLFWALFEQAGSSLNVFTDRHVDRVLFGWTVPASMFQSINSIYIITLAPIFAWLWTWLARRGLEPSTPAKFGLGLVQLGGGFLVLVAGAAAVGTDNMTPVIFIFLIYLLHTMGELCLSPVGLSAMTKLAPASMLSLMMGTWFLSSAAGNFIAGLIASATGGGGDEGLTDAAPVLSVYATIGWVAIGVGVAVIVISPLVRRLMHEGVDINGVDYALAGQNEIGEPAAAGTHPEREQK, encoded by the coding sequence GTGGCCAGCCATCCAGGTTCCAACATCGGGGAAAAGACCTTCCTCGGCCATCCGCGCGGTCTGTTCGTGCTGTTCTTCGCCGAGATGTGGGAGCGCTTTTCCTACTACGGCATGCGGGCCATCCTGGTTTTCTACCTGCTGCAGCATTGGCTGTTCGCGGAAGAGAAGGCCTACGTCATTTACGGCGCCTACACCGCGCTGGTCTATATCACCCCGGTGGTGGGCGGCTACATCGCGGATCGCTGGCTGGGGCAACGCAAGGCCGTGCAGTTCGGCGCGATCCTGCTGGTGATCGGCCATGGGTTGATGGCGTTCGAGGGTCCCGGGCCGGCTGCGGGCCTCGATGCCACGATGATGCAGTCCTCCATCCACATCGATATTTTCTGGCTGGCACTGGCCTTCATCATCATGGGCGTGGGCTTCCTGAAGGCCAACATCTCGGTGCTCGTCGGGCAGCTTTACCGCCAAGGCGACGCACGACGCGATCCGGCGTTCACGATCTTCTACATGGGCATCAACGTCGGTGCGGCGTTGGGCTCGCTGCTGGTGGGCTATCTGGGGCAAAGCGAAGACTGGGGCTGGAGCTGGGGCTTTGGACTGGCTGGCGTCGGCATGCTGCTGGGCCTGCTGGTGTTCGTCCTCGGCCGGCCGTACCTGCAAGGCAAGGGCGAGGCTCCTGATGCCGAGCTGCTCGCGCGTCGCAGCGTGGCCGGCCTGCCGACTGAGTGGTTGATCTACTTGGGCTCGCTGGCCGGTGTCGTGCTGGTGTGGTTCCTGGTCCAGTACCAGTCCGTGGTGGGCGGTCTGCTGGGGGTCACCGGCGCACTGGTGGTCATCTGGCTGCTCTACAACGTGGTGGCCAAGCTGGACAAGATCGCGCGCGACCGCATCCTCGCGGCGATGTTCCTGATCGGCCTGCAGCCGCTGTTCTGGGCGCTGTTCGAGCAGGCGGGTTCGTCGCTGAACGTGTTCACCGACCGCCATGTGGATCGTGTGCTGTTCGGTTGGACCGTGCCGGCCAGCATGTTCCAGTCGATCAACTCGATCTACATCATCACCCTGGCGCCGATCTTCGCCTGGCTGTGGACCTGGCTGGCGCGACGCGGCCTGGAGCCCTCCACCCCGGCCAAGTTCGGCCTGGGCCTGGTCCAGCTGGGCGGCGGTTTCCTGGTGCTGGTCGCCGGCGCCGCGGCCGTCGGGACGGACAACATGACCCCGGTGATCTTCATCTTCCTGATCTACCTGCTGCACACGATGGGTGAGCTGTGCCTGTCGCCCGTGGGCTTGTCGGCAATGACCAAGCTGGCGCCTGCCAGCATGCTGAGCCTGATGATGGGTACGTGGTTCCTGTCCAGCGCGGCGGGCAACTTCATTGCCGGCCTGATCGCCAGCGCGACCGGAGGCGGGGGCGATGAGGGCCTCACCGACGCCGCGCCCGTGCTGTCGGTCTACGCCACCATCGGCTGGGTCGCGATCGGCGTCGGCGTGGCCGTGATTGTGATATCGCCGCTGGTCCGGCGCCTGATGCACGAAGGCGTGGATATCAACGGCGTGGACTACGCACTGGCAGGCCAGAACGAAATAGGCGAGCCGGCAGCGGCCGGTACCCATCCGGAGCGCGAGCAGAAGTAA
- a CDS encoding MarR family winged helix-turn-helix transcriptional regulator — translation MNSEPPGPAQLELERFLPYRLSVLSNRLSAAIARLYAERFSLGMTEWRVMAVLGRYPDLSASEVTGRTAMDKVAVSRAVARLIEAGWLERSLHAEDRRRSVLRLSTAGHAVYDEVAPMALEFEQRLFGDIDPAQLTRLFDLLDRLDALDIEADAEHEADADSEPASGRASGVTK, via the coding sequence ATGAACAGCGAGCCTCCCGGCCCCGCGCAGCTCGAACTGGAGCGCTTTCTTCCCTATCGGCTGTCGGTGCTGTCCAACCGCCTCAGTGCCGCGATTGCGCGGCTCTACGCCGAGCGTTTCTCGCTGGGGATGACGGAATGGCGGGTGATGGCAGTGCTGGGCCGTTACCCGGACCTGTCCGCCAGCGAGGTTACCGGGCGCACCGCCATGGACAAGGTCGCCGTCAGCCGCGCGGTCGCCCGCCTGATCGAAGCGGGCTGGCTGGAGCGCAGTCTGCATGCCGAGGACCGCAGGCGCTCCGTGCTGCGCCTGAGCACCGCCGGCCATGCGGTGTATGACGAGGTGGCGCCGATGGCGCTGGAGTTCGAACAGCGCCTGTTTGGTGACATCGATCCCGCGCAGCTGACCCGACTGTTTGACCTGCTGGACCGCCTGGACGCCCTCGACATCGAAGCTGACGCAGAGCACGAAGCCGATGCGGACTCGGAACCTGCGTCCGGCCGGGCGTCCGGCGTCACCAAATAG